A region of Streptomyces deccanensis DNA encodes the following proteins:
- a CDS encoding MFS transporter, with translation MTLSGENAVLDSPAPEPAAPGERRVPLWLAVVACSLPMFMVALDNLVVSTALHTLAVDLEANTQQLQWFVNAYVLSFACLLMTGAALGDRFGRRMVFVVGVVVFTLASIGCGLSDTSAQLITFRTLQGFGAAAVMPLSLTLLSQAVPERLRGMALGIWSGVSGLAVAMGPVVGGAVVDGLDWRWIFWINVPVCVIAVPLVLMALRESSLPGARLDLVGMLLAAAGLCAAVWAIVHGEPDGWASAKVLGAFLGGTVLLVAFVAWEARSPEPMLPLSFYRVRAFTLTNVVSATMYFGVFGSLFLLAQYLQLVPPRTPLEAGVRTLAWTLMPMFVAPVAGLLTDKVGGGRLMALGLFLQGVGLGWINLVAGTDTPYSALVGPMIVAGIGMGFVFAPTAAVVLGSVAKEHAGKASGANTTVREIGGALGIAVLSTVFVAYGSTRSPQEFVDGLRPAVWVGVAVVLAGALCALAIPRHPRPATTTAPDGD, from the coding sequence ATGACGTTGTCCGGAGAGAACGCCGTTCTCGACAGTCCCGCCCCGGAGCCGGCCGCCCCCGGCGAGCGGCGCGTCCCCCTGTGGCTCGCCGTCGTCGCGTGCAGCCTGCCCATGTTCATGGTCGCGCTCGACAACCTCGTCGTCTCCACGGCCCTGCACACCCTGGCCGTCGACCTGGAGGCGAACACCCAGCAGCTCCAGTGGTTCGTCAACGCCTACGTCCTCAGCTTCGCCTGTCTGTTGATGACCGGCGCGGCACTCGGGGACCGCTTCGGGCGCCGCATGGTCTTCGTCGTCGGCGTCGTCGTGTTCACGCTGGCCTCCATAGGCTGCGGCCTGTCCGACACCAGCGCCCAGCTGATCACCTTCCGCACGCTCCAGGGCTTCGGCGCGGCCGCCGTCATGCCGCTGTCGCTGACCCTGTTGTCCCAGGCGGTCCCCGAGCGCCTGCGCGGAATGGCGCTCGGCATCTGGTCCGGGGTGAGCGGCCTGGCCGTGGCCATGGGCCCCGTGGTGGGCGGCGCGGTGGTCGACGGCCTCGACTGGCGGTGGATCTTCTGGATCAACGTGCCGGTGTGCGTGATCGCCGTCCCCCTGGTCCTGATGGCCCTGCGGGAGAGCTCCCTGCCCGGCGCGCGCCTCGACCTGGTCGGCATGCTGCTGGCGGCGGCCGGGCTGTGCGCCGCGGTGTGGGCGATCGTGCACGGCGAACCCGACGGCTGGGCCTCGGCGAAGGTCCTGGGCGCGTTCCTCGGCGGCACCGTGCTGCTGGTCGCCTTCGTCGCCTGGGAGGCCCGGTCCCCCGAACCCATGCTGCCGCTGTCCTTCTACCGGGTACGCGCCTTCACGCTCACCAACGTCGTCTCGGCGACCATGTACTTCGGCGTGTTCGGCTCCCTGTTCCTGCTGGCCCAATACCTCCAGCTCGTGCCGCCGCGCACCCCGCTGGAGGCCGGCGTCCGCACCCTCGCCTGGACCCTGATGCCGATGTTCGTCGCCCCCGTCGCCGGGCTCCTCACCGACAAGGTCGGCGGCGGCCGTCTGATGGCGCTCGGCCTGTTCCTCCAGGGCGTGGGGCTCGGCTGGATCAACCTGGTCGCCGGCACCGACACGCCCTACTCCGCCCTCGTCGGCCCGATGATCGTGGCGGGCATCGGCATGGGCTTCGTCTTCGCCCCCACGGCCGCGGTGGTCCTGGGGTCGGTCGCCAAGGAGCACGCGGGCAAGGCGTCCGGCGCCAACACCACCGTCCGCGAGATCGGCGGCGCGCTCGGCATCGCCGTGCTCAGCACCGTGTTCGTGGCCTACGGCAGCACGCGGAGCCCTCAGGAGTTCGTCGACGGTCTGCGGCCTGCGGTGTGGGTCGGCGTCGCGGTGGTGCTCGCCGGCGCCCTGTGCGCGCTCGCCATTCCCCGCCACCCGCGCCCGGCGACGACGACCGCGCCCGACGGCGACTGA
- a CDS encoding 3-hydroxyacyl-CoA dehydrogenase family protein — protein MARKLAVIGAGLMGSGIAQVSAQAGWDVVLRDVTDEALDRGIGGIRASYDKFVSKGKLAAEDAEAALGRITATTDLDAAADADIVVEAVFEKLEVKHEIFRALDKIVREDAVLASNTSAIPITKIAAATERPERVVGVHFFSPVPMMQLCELVRGYKTSDETLAAAREFAESVGKTCIVVNRDVAGFVTTRLISALVVEAAKLYESGVATAEDIDLACKLGFGHAMGPLATADLTGVDILLHATSNIYTESQDEKFAPPELMRRMVDAGDIGRKSGQGFYTY, from the coding sequence GTGGCACGGAAGCTCGCCGTGATCGGAGCCGGACTCATGGGGTCCGGGATCGCCCAGGTGTCCGCTCAGGCGGGCTGGGACGTCGTCCTGCGTGACGTCACCGACGAGGCGCTCGACCGTGGCATCGGCGGCATCAGGGCGTCGTACGACAAGTTCGTGAGCAAGGGCAAGCTGGCGGCCGAGGACGCCGAGGCGGCGCTGGGGCGGATCACCGCCACCACCGACCTCGACGCCGCCGCCGACGCGGACATCGTCGTCGAGGCCGTCTTCGAGAAGCTGGAGGTCAAGCACGAGATCTTCCGGGCGCTCGACAAGATCGTCCGCGAGGACGCCGTGCTCGCCTCCAACACCTCCGCCATCCCGATCACCAAGATCGCGGCGGCCACCGAGCGTCCCGAGCGGGTCGTAGGCGTCCACTTCTTCTCGCCGGTGCCGATGATGCAGCTCTGCGAACTGGTGCGCGGCTACAAGACGAGCGACGAGACGCTCGCCGCCGCACGGGAGTTCGCCGAGTCGGTCGGCAAGACCTGCATCGTCGTCAACCGGGACGTCGCCGGCTTCGTGACGACCCGTCTCATCTCCGCCCTCGTCGTCGAGGCGGCGAAGCTGTACGAGTCGGGCGTCGCCACCGCCGAGGACATCGACCTCGCCTGCAAGTTGGGCTTCGGCCACGCGATGGGGCCGCTGGCCACGGCCGATCTGACGGGCGTCGACATCCTGCTGCACGCCACGAGCAACATCTACACCGAGTCGCAGGACGAGAAGTTCGCCCCTCCGGAGCTGATGCGCCGGATGGTGGACGCCGGTGACATCGGCCGCAAGAGCGGGCAGGGCTTCTACACCTACTGA
- a CDS encoding PT domain-containing protein has protein sequence MDPNNRGPEEYGHDDAQAQSKRPPRDALTQDFDRHAPALARTVQLVSGDFLLTVNPVDGSEIENCPPHEAPGQPVKHTPAERDAIDRAARPPVPPGPSLPRLPLLQRDEERARLVRLLARGRSVRLTGAPGSGRTTLLDAVAEDCADLAPDGVVRLSGFRRTVDDLLYELFAAVYSTPLFRPARQQILDIVRDIGAVVVLDDLEFGGIALDELLDATPECAFLIGATHDTPLPSADAPLEEIVLGGFDRAGSEELLERVVGRPLTEDEANWAGDLWFESEGLPLRFTQAGALLRQRDRLRAGAEAVDEFGVFQEAPPVDAPFDAVPDGPDLPLPSLAEGAAPAALLASRLSASARETLRFAVALGGEIPHQAHLPALVGDTHADAALGELVGCALVTPVGSRYRLAAGVRTQLEAAGYADDTEARAHTAAQHYAWWAGHPSVTPERVSAEADAVLAALTALVPATTPPGEDEESAAVVLARQAAPAFAAGLRWNAWERALRAGAEAAGLAGETGEQAYFHHELGVLALCSGQLERARAELEASIGLRNVLADKRGTVAGRRALALVADRSGATPPGGRTAAGEEVPDARHEESASPPGGVPSAYPSATSAGVGLGATGLGGAGSGATGSNGTGFGAVTGSGAWGVAGSGGVSPTPAAKETTLVTQRVGSRSPAHRLSSLKSLVGGARRNLVAAGAGALLAAVLGTVVTLGATSDRNGDTPAERVGVNPSASEGVDDGGLVADRPKAGDENDTPGTLPEPTDPGPDGTYGTSDDPTPTDTAEPSDDPSGTTGASDKPSPSPSKTSPKPTPTDDPTGDPTDDPTGDPTDDPTGDPTDDPTGDPTDDPTGDPTDDPPPPGTTDTATAPTATTASATEPEPPADAVA, from the coding sequence ATGGACCCGAACAACCGGGGACCCGAAGAGTACGGCCATGACGACGCACAGGCGCAGAGCAAGCGTCCGCCACGGGACGCGCTGACGCAGGACTTCGACCGGCACGCCCCGGCGCTCGCCCGCACCGTCCAGCTCGTCTCGGGCGACTTCCTGCTCACCGTCAACCCCGTCGACGGCAGCGAGATAGAGAACTGCCCACCGCACGAAGCGCCTGGTCAGCCCGTCAAGCACACACCCGCCGAGCGCGACGCCATCGACCGCGCCGCCCGGCCGCCGGTGCCCCCGGGCCCCTCGCTGCCCCGACTGCCGCTGCTCCAGCGCGACGAGGAGAGAGCACGCCTCGTACGGCTGCTCGCGCGCGGCCGCTCCGTGCGCCTCACCGGAGCACCCGGTTCCGGTCGCACCACCCTCCTCGACGCGGTCGCCGAGGACTGCGCGGATCTCGCCCCCGACGGCGTCGTCCGGCTGAGCGGCTTCCGGCGCACGGTCGACGACCTGCTGTACGAACTGTTCGCAGCCGTGTACAGCACACCGCTGTTCCGGCCCGCCCGGCAGCAGATCCTCGACATCGTGCGGGACATCGGCGCGGTCGTCGTCCTGGACGACCTGGAGTTCGGCGGGATCGCGCTCGACGAACTGCTCGACGCCACCCCCGAGTGCGCCTTCCTGATCGGCGCCACCCACGACACCCCCCTGCCGTCCGCCGACGCACCCCTGGAGGAGATCGTCCTCGGCGGCTTCGACCGGGCCGGCAGCGAGGAGCTCCTGGAGCGTGTCGTCGGGCGGCCGCTCACCGAGGACGAGGCGAACTGGGCCGGTGACCTCTGGTTCGAGTCCGAGGGACTGCCGCTGCGCTTCACCCAGGCCGGTGCGCTGCTCAGGCAGCGGGACCGGCTGCGGGCGGGCGCGGAGGCCGTCGACGAGTTCGGGGTCTTCCAGGAGGCGCCGCCCGTCGACGCGCCCTTCGACGCCGTCCCGGACGGTCCCGACCTGCCCCTGCCGTCGCTCGCCGAGGGGGCCGCGCCCGCCGCGCTGCTCGCCTCCCGGCTGAGCGCCTCCGCCCGCGAGACCCTCAGGTTCGCCGTCGCGCTCGGCGGGGAGATCCCGCACCAGGCGCACCTGCCCGCCCTGGTGGGAGACACCCACGCCGACGCCGCCCTCGGCGAGCTGGTCGGCTGCGCCCTGGTGACACCTGTCGGCTCCCGCTACCGGCTCGCCGCCGGGGTGCGGACCCAGCTGGAGGCCGCCGGGTACGCCGACGACACCGAGGCGCGCGCCCACACCGCCGCCCAGCACTACGCCTGGTGGGCCGGGCACCCCTCGGTCACCCCCGAGCGGGTCTCGGCCGAGGCGGACGCCGTCCTGGCCGCCCTCACCGCGCTCGTGCCCGCGACGACACCGCCCGGCGAGGACGAGGAGAGCGCCGCCGTGGTGCTGGCCCGGCAGGCGGCGCCCGCGTTCGCCGCCGGGCTGCGCTGGAACGCGTGGGAGCGTGCGCTGCGGGCCGGTGCCGAGGCGGCCGGTCTCGCCGGCGAGACCGGCGAACAGGCCTACTTCCACCATGAGCTGGGCGTCCTCGCGCTCTGCTCCGGGCAGTTGGAGCGGGCCCGGGCGGAGCTGGAGGCCTCCATCGGCCTGCGCAACGTCCTCGCCGACAAGCGCGGCACCGTCGCCGGACGCCGGGCCCTCGCCCTGGTCGCCGACCGCTCCGGGGCGACTCCGCCCGGCGGGCGCACGGCGGCGGGGGAGGAGGTGCCGGACGCCCGTCACGAGGAGTCGGCCTCGCCGCCCGGAGGCGTGCCGTCCGCGTACCCGTCGGCCACCTCGGCCGGCGTCGGCCTCGGGGCGACGGGCCTCGGCGGTGCCGGATCCGGGGCGACGGGTTCGAACGGGACCGGCTTCGGAGCGGTGACCGGCTCGGGGGCGTGGGGGGTGGCCGGAAGCGGCGGGGTCTCCCCGACGCCGGCGGCCAAGGAGACGACGCTCGTCACCCAGCGGGTCGGCTCCAGGTCGCCCGCGCACCGGCTGAGCAGCCTCAAGAGCCTGGTCGGCGGCGCCCGGCGCAACCTGGTCGCGGCGGGGGCGGGTGCGCTCCTCGCCGCCGTCCTGGGCACCGTCGTCACCCTCGGCGCCACCTCCGACCGCAACGGCGACACCCCGGCCGAGCGGGTCGGCGTCAACCCCTCCGCCAGCGAGGGCGTCGACGACGGCGGCCTCGTCGCGGACCGCCCCAAGGCGGGCGACGAGAACGACACCCCGGGCACCCTGCCCGAACCGACCGACCCGGGCCCCGACGGCACCTACGGCACATCGGACGACCCGACGCCGACCGACACGGCGGAGCCGTCGGACGACCCCAGCGGTACGACGGGGGCGTCGGACAAGCCGTCGCCGTCGCCGTCGAAGACGTCCCCGAAGCCGACGCCGACGGACGACCCGACCGGTGATCCGACGGACGACCCGACCGGCGATCCGACGGACGACCCGACCGGCGATCCGACGGACGACCCGACCGGCGATCCGACCGACGACCCGACCGGCGATCCGACCGACGACCCGCCGCCCCCCGGCACCACCGACACCGCCACCGCCCCGACGGCGACGACCGCCTCGGCGACCGAGCCCGAGCCTCCGGCCGACGCCGTGGCCTGA
- a CDS encoding DUF3291 domain-containing protein, with protein sequence MPTLRWTTVSTPAPDTEAFVMASRLEVRSLKDVPRFFLQSLSAWKQVSGAPGAYGASLIAEPLKRTFWTLSAWEDKEALYTYARTEPHRSIMNGLRPTMKDSVFTFWQVPSADLPIAWPDARRRLAEQAQSTS encoded by the coding sequence ATGCCCACCCTGCGCTGGACCACGGTCAGCACCCCCGCACCGGACACCGAGGCGTTCGTCATGGCCTCGCGCTTGGAGGTCCGCTCGCTCAAGGACGTACCGCGGTTCTTCCTCCAGTCCCTGTCCGCGTGGAAGCAGGTCTCCGGCGCGCCCGGGGCCTACGGCGCCTCACTGATCGCCGAGCCCCTGAAGCGCACCTTCTGGACCCTGTCGGCGTGGGAGGACAAGGAGGCGCTGTACACGTACGCGAGGACCGAACCGCACCGGTCGATCATGAACGGCCTGCGGCCCACGATGAAGGACTCGGTCTTCACCTTCTGGCAGGTCCCCTCGGCCGATCTGCCCATCGCCTGGCCTGACGCCCGGCGCCGCCTCGCCGAGCAGGCGCAGAGCACCTCCTGA
- a CDS encoding SCO5389 family protein, with the protein MSLDVSPALLEQAERGEVDEAAFVDCVRTSLPYAWEMISSLVAQLKVDGGEFADNQTPPPDEQARGQLLRALASDAIRGALQRHFGVRLAFQNCHRVAVFPLDPSVDDRLARFTSIRGQLLNQSPELRDC; encoded by the coding sequence ATGTCGCTCGACGTCTCACCGGCCCTACTCGAACAGGCCGAGCGAGGCGAGGTCGACGAAGCCGCCTTCGTCGACTGCGTCCGGACCTCCCTGCCTTACGCGTGGGAGATGATCAGCTCTCTGGTGGCCCAGCTGAAGGTCGACGGCGGAGAGTTCGCCGACAACCAGACGCCCCCGCCGGACGAGCAGGCGCGCGGGCAACTGCTCCGCGCGCTCGCCAGTGACGCGATTCGCGGCGCGCTTCAGCGGCACTTCGGTGTACGGCTGGCCTTCCAGAACTGCCACCGGGTGGCGGTGTTCCCACTGGACCCGTCCGTGGACGACAGGCTGGCCCGCTTCACCTCGATCCGCGGTCAACTCCTCAACCAGTCCCCGGAACTCCGGGACTGCTGA
- a CDS encoding LLM class flavin-dependent oxidoreductase → MHVGTFVLGAQFPGQGQGEALHRAVRTAEVADEAGLDAVWLAEHHFVPYGTCPSAITLAALLLGRTRRIRVGTAVSVLPTVHPVALGEQAALLHVTSGGRFSLGVGRGGPWVDLEVFGSGLEAYEKGFPESLDLLMRWLREPTVSASGERFSFREVPVVPRPAEDLDETPGPEVVVACTSPTSVKLAAERGLSMLLGMHVGDEEKAEMVALWRTCARAAGRSPEEISGAAHVSAGVCQIADRRTDAVEALTKAMPGWLKQGLDAHVTVDGRARAMRDPLAYTELLCGLHPVGTPRLCADRLAATSERTGISRFALLVEGSGDLAATEENVRRLGAEVLPHLG, encoded by the coding sequence ATGCACGTAGGAACATTTGTACTGGGCGCCCAGTTCCCCGGCCAGGGCCAGGGGGAGGCGCTCCATCGGGCGGTGCGGACCGCCGAAGTGGCGGACGAGGCAGGGCTGGACGCGGTCTGGCTGGCCGAGCACCACTTCGTGCCGTACGGCACCTGCCCGTCGGCGATCACCCTCGCCGCGTTACTGCTGGGCCGCACCCGGCGTATCCGGGTCGGCACGGCGGTCAGCGTGCTGCCCACCGTCCACCCCGTGGCCCTGGGCGAACAGGCCGCGCTGCTGCATGTGACCTCCGGCGGACGCTTCTCCCTGGGCGTCGGGCGCGGCGGGCCGTGGGTCGATCTGGAGGTCTTCGGCTCCGGGCTGGAGGCGTACGAGAAGGGCTTCCCGGAATCACTCGATCTGCTCATGCGCTGGCTGCGGGAGCCCACGGTCTCGGCGTCGGGGGAACGATTCAGCTTCCGTGAGGTGCCCGTCGTCCCGAGGCCCGCGGAGGACCTGGACGAGACACCGGGTCCGGAGGTCGTCGTCGCCTGCACCTCGCCGACGAGTGTGAAGCTGGCCGCCGAGCGCGGGCTCTCGATGCTCCTCGGCATGCATGTGGGCGACGAGGAGAAGGCCGAGATGGTCGCGCTGTGGCGCACCTGCGCCCGGGCGGCGGGCCGTTCGCCGGAGGAGATCTCCGGCGCGGCCCATGTCTCGGCCGGCGTCTGCCAGATCGCGGACCGGCGCACCGACGCCGTGGAGGCGCTCACCAAGGCGATGCCGGGCTGGCTGAAGCAGGGGCTCGACGCGCATGTGACCGTCGACGGCCGCGCCCGCGCCATGCGGGACCCGTTGGCCTACACCGAACTGCTCTGCGGGCTGCACCCGGTGGGGACGCCGCGGCTGTGCGCCGACCGGCTCGCGGCGACCAGCGAACGGACGGGCATCTCCCGGTTCGCCCTGCTCGTCGAGGGCTCCGGCGATCTGGCGGCGACGGAGGAGAACGTACGGCGACTCGGTGCCGAGGTGCTGCCTCACCTCGGCTGA
- a CDS encoding STAS domain-containing protein, translating to MYIRGDHAELVVGGRLDVRSAADARTVLHSAVDDGAGDLVLDLSELDSWDATGLGVIMGAHRRAGRCGRRLVLREVPPQMQRLLVATRLHRILAIEGGIGLESLPRV from the coding sequence ATGTACATCAGGGGCGACCACGCCGAGCTGGTCGTCGGGGGCCGCCTCGACGTACGCAGCGCGGCGGACGCCCGTACGGTCCTGCACTCGGCCGTCGACGACGGAGCCGGCGACCTGGTGCTCGACCTGTCAGAGCTGGACTCCTGGGACGCCACCGGACTCGGGGTGATCATGGGAGCCCACCGGCGGGCGGGACGGTGCGGACGGCGGCTGGTGCTGCGCGAGGTGCCACCGCAGATGCAGCGGCTGCTCGTGGCCACCCGGCTGCACCGGATCCTCGCGATCGAGGGCGGAATCGGTCTGGAGTCATTGCCCAGAGTGTGA
- a CDS encoding ATP/GTP-binding protein, with the protein MSPRRNRPKDSGASGPSGPSGRSADEDRSDRYGGWQTSEPWRGEEWSVRHVAGASAAGKTYRCPGCDQMIPSGVPHVVAWPEHSGVDERRHWHKACWNAKDRRTSRVQRSRNAPRF; encoded by the coding sequence GTGTCCCCGCGTCGCAACCGCCCCAAGGACTCTGGTGCGTCGGGCCCGTCGGGTCCGTCAGGCCGCAGCGCGGACGAGGACCGGTCGGACCGGTACGGCGGCTGGCAGACCAGCGAGCCCTGGCGGGGCGAGGAGTGGAGCGTGCGCCATGTGGCGGGCGCGAGCGCGGCCGGCAAGACCTACCGCTGCCCCGGCTGCGACCAGATGATCCCCTCCGGGGTGCCGCACGTCGTCGCCTGGCCCGAGCACTCGGGCGTCGACGAGCGCCGGCACTGGCACAAGGCCTGCTGGAACGCGAAGGACCGCCGCACCTCGCGGGTGCAGCGGTCCCGTAACGCGCCGAGGTTCTGA
- a CDS encoding MerR family transcriptional regulator codes for MRISELSRRSDVSVATIKYYLREGLLPAGRQISATQAEYDESHVRRLRLIRALIGVRGLSVSTTRELLGALAEHAGDTHLQLGLALGAIRLTEEAAEAPSETGKVDALVEELGWNVHESAPARVALAETLTTLRTLGAPLDWQVLLPYARLAERTATLDLDQLEGIEDSLEAAERALLLTVLLEPALLALRRMAQENESARRYAGDQ; via the coding sequence ATGCGCATCTCCGAGCTGAGCCGCCGCAGCGATGTCTCCGTCGCGACGATCAAGTACTACCTCCGCGAGGGGCTGCTCCCGGCCGGACGGCAGATCTCGGCGACGCAGGCCGAGTACGACGAGAGCCATGTGCGCAGGCTCCGGCTGATCCGTGCGCTGATCGGCGTCCGAGGGCTGTCCGTCAGCACCACCCGGGAGCTGCTGGGCGCGCTGGCGGAGCACGCCGGCGACACCCATCTGCAGCTGGGCCTCGCCCTGGGGGCCATCCGGCTCACCGAGGAGGCCGCCGAGGCGCCCTCGGAGACGGGGAAGGTGGACGCCCTGGTCGAGGAGCTGGGGTGGAACGTGCACGAGTCGGCACCCGCGCGCGTGGCGCTGGCCGAGACCCTGACCACGCTGCGGACCCTCGGCGCCCCGCTCGACTGGCAGGTGCTGCTGCCGTACGCCCGCCTCGCGGAGCGCACCGCGACCCTCGACCTCGACCAACTGGAGGGGATCGAGGACTCGTTGGAGGCCGCCGAGCGCGCCCTCCTGCTGACCGTCCTCCTGGAGCCCGCGCTGCTGGCGCTCAGGCGCATGGCCCAGGAGAACGAGTCGGCACGCCGGTACGCCGGGGACCAGTAG
- the nucS gene encoding endonuclease NucS has protein sequence MRLVIARCSVDYAGRLTAHLPSAPRLILVKADGSVSIHADDRAYKPLNWMSPPCTLKEGSGDEEGVWTVINKAGEKLIITMEEVLHDSSHELGVDPGLIKDGVEAHLQELLADRIETLGEGYTLIRREYMTAIGPVDILCRDADGATVAVEIKRRGEIDGVEQLTRYLELLNRDPHLAPVRGIFAAQEIKPQARVLATDRGIGCAVLDYDALRGIEDDKLRLF, from the coding sequence ATGCGTCTCGTCATTGCCCGCTGCTCCGTCGACTACGCGGGCCGGCTCACCGCCCATCTCCCCTCGGCCCCTCGCCTGATCCTGGTGAAGGCGGACGGCAGCGTCTCGATCCACGCGGACGACCGGGCCTACAAGCCCCTCAACTGGATGTCGCCGCCCTGCACGCTGAAGGAGGGTTCCGGGGACGAGGAGGGCGTCTGGACCGTCATCAACAAGGCGGGCGAGAAGCTCATCATCACGATGGAGGAGGTCCTCCACGACTCCTCGCACGAGCTGGGTGTCGACCCGGGGCTGATCAAGGACGGCGTGGAGGCGCACCTGCAGGAGCTGCTCGCCGACCGCATCGAGACCCTGGGCGAGGGCTACACCCTCATCCGCCGCGAGTACATGACCGCGATCGGCCCCGTCGACATCCTGTGCCGGGACGCCGACGGCGCGACCGTCGCGGTGGAGATCAAGCGGCGGGGCGAGATCGACGGCGTCGAGCAACTCACGCGCTATCTGGAGCTGTTGAACCGCGACCCGCATCTCGCGCCGGTCCGCGGCATCTTCGCCGCCCAGGAGATCAAGCCCCAGGCCCGGGTCCTCGCCACCGACCGCGGCATCGGCTGCGCGGTCCTCGACTACGACGCCCTGCGCGGCATCGAGGACGACAAGCTGCGCCTGTTCTAG
- a CDS encoding ABC transporter permease subunit, which produces MSTPQPPVTQQPPAPNWQGAPGTSYTSPIPVVRTHLGHALSSEWTKIKSVRSTMWTLGVFVVLVIGLGLLFALIASSTDMNLEGESPLGLGLFGLMIGSVCVITLGVLTTASEYGTGMIRTTMTACPSRGRVLLAKAIVFFALTFTVTLVTTAFVGFAQVAILEGNGVLNPDGEEWFKATVGVSLFLALFGLLSLLMGSLIRHSAGAITIMLGVFLAPLVIAIFMFSESLKDVQEFLLEYSIPSQLSVFYGAELSQTGPSGWDPLWIMLGLVAAAFVGAYALLEKRDV; this is translated from the coding sequence ATGAGCACGCCCCAGCCGCCCGTCACGCAGCAGCCGCCCGCCCCCAACTGGCAGGGCGCGCCGGGCACTTCGTACACCTCGCCGATCCCGGTCGTGCGCACCCACCTCGGGCACGCGCTCTCGTCCGAGTGGACGAAGATCAAGTCGGTCCGTTCGACGATGTGGACGCTGGGTGTCTTCGTCGTCCTGGTGATCGGCCTCGGTCTGCTCTTCGCCCTGATCGCCTCCTCCACGGACATGAACCTGGAGGGCGAGTCCCCGCTCGGTCTCGGCCTGTTCGGACTGATGATCGGCAGCGTCTGCGTCATCACGCTCGGGGTGCTGACCACCGCGTCCGAGTACGGCACGGGAATGATCCGGACCACGATGACGGCCTGCCCGAGCCGTGGCCGGGTGCTGCTCGCGAAGGCCATCGTGTTCTTCGCCCTCACCTTCACGGTCACCCTGGTCACCACCGCGTTCGTCGGCTTCGCCCAGGTGGCGATCCTGGAGGGCAACGGCGTGCTGAACCCCGACGGCGAGGAGTGGTTCAAGGCCACCGTCGGCGTGAGCCTCTTCCTCGCGCTCTTCGGGCTGCTGTCGCTGCTGATGGGCTCACTGATCCGGCACTCCGCCGGTGCGATCACCATCATGCTCGGCGTCTTCCTCGCGCCGCTGGTCATCGCGATCTTCATGTTCTCGGAGTCGCTGAAGGACGTGCAGGAGTTCCTGCTGGAGTACTCGATCCCGAGTCAGCTGAGCGTCTTCTACGGCGCGGAGCTCAGCCAGACCGGCCCGTCGGGCTGGGACCCGCTGTGGATCATGCTCGGTCTGGTGGCGGCCGCGTTCGTCGGCGCGTACGCCCTGCTGGAGAAGCGGGACGTCTGA